Proteins encoded by one window of Salvia splendens isolate huo1 chromosome 5, SspV2, whole genome shotgun sequence:
- the LOC121804486 gene encoding LRR receptor-like serine/threonine-protein kinase RGI5 isoform X2: MMRRVSCNALYLFVIMLCIEVVSSQLPPDQVSAMTTIYEIIQNNTAASSFVWSNVLKTSDPCLWKGVGCTSDNSYINTVSVKSSSISTSEFLPFVCNIATLESLDVSNNQLSSIPDGFLTGCGGITGLKLLNFSVNRLSGSLPAFNGFPMLETLDFYRNMLSGEVSMQLDGLGSLKTLNLGWNNFGGKIPTNLGNMNLLEEILLSLNSFIGEIPLAITKYNNLSVIDLSGNRLSGSIPVEFGGFTRLKTLILSLNNLSGGIPTFLANITSLERFAANQNSFTGSIPSGITKFLSLLDLSYNNLSGAVPSDLLSGPNLQVVDLSFNKLEGSIPAITLKKLYRLRLGSNSLNGTIPSTSLRSLMYLELDNNMLSGSLGDLRVLSLQSNSLSGGIPPQVLSLSKLEKLNISSNLLSGSIPLSISRMQNLRNLDLHGNNLTGSIPDSIGEIPYLVELQLGNNQLSGRIPQMPDTLQISLNLSHNLFGGPIPVTLSRLQNLEVLDLSDNRFSGVIPDFLTQLGSLTHLLVMNNDLSGVVPKFRNKLVFDAKGNERLVSPPPPLPPHAKKSKSIASTIIIAASSATAAGLWVVMVVYISRRYSGFHVNLLSTNSSNIDFKKAFEAVADPQNITLKTRFSTYYKALLPSGAAYFIKKVNRLDKMFSLHSEKRLGQELHDLGDLSDPNLMIPFAYLSTLRGLYLFYDFTPQGTLFDSLHRAAGSALGWTERYAIALGVSQGLASLHQSQILLLDLSSKSIALKSSNEPQIGDIELCRLISPSRSAGSLSTVAGSAGYVPPEYAYSMRVTEAGNVYSFGVVLLELLSGKQAVSEGTELAKWVVSISDWDQILDSNLGEIETSIAVKNQMLGVVEVALACTNISPEMRPTAVSVVQMLLNSRQTDIEIS; this comes from the exons ATGATGAGGAGGGTTTCCTGTAATGCCCTCTACCTGTTTGTGATAATGCTTTGTATTGAGGTAGTGTCATCGCAGCTGCCACCTGATCAGGTCAGTGCAATGACTACAATTTACGAAATCATTCAGAATAACACTGCTGCTTCTTCATTTGTGTGGAGTAATGTCTTGAAAACCTCAGACCCTTGTTTATGGAAGGGGGTTGGTTGCACCTCTGATAATTCATATATAAACACTGTTTCTGTGAAGTCATCTTCAATTTCCACCTCTGAATTTCTTCCATTTGTGTGCAATATTGCCACTTTAGAGTCTCTTGATGTGTCCAACAATCAACTTAGTTCAATCCCAGATGGTTTCCTCACTGGCTGTGGGGGAATCACTGGATTGAAGCTCTTGAATTTCAGTGTGAATAGGTTGAGTGGTTCTTTGCCTGCTTTCAATGGCTTCCCAATGTTGGAAACCTTGGATTTTTATAGGAATATGTTGTCTGGGGAGGTTAGTATGCAGTTGGATGGGTTGGGTTCACTCAAAACACTAAATCTTGGTTGGAATAATTTTGGGGGAAAGATTCCAACAAATCTTGGAAATATGAATCTTTTGGAGGAGATTCTGCTCTCTCTTAATTCCTTCATAGGTGAAATCCCTTTGGCAATcacaaaatacaataatctGAGTGTCATTGATCTTAGTGGCAATAGGCTCTCAGGCTCAATTCCAGTAGAATTTGGGGGGTTCACTAGGTTGAAAACCTTGATTCTCTCTCTCAACAACTTGAGTGGTGGAATTCCAACATTTCTTGCTAATATCACATCTCTGGAAAGATTTGCAGCCAATCAGAACAGCTTTACTGGGAGTATTCCATCTGGTATTACGAAATTCCTTTCACTTTTGGATCTGAGTTACAACAACTTGAGTGGTGCAGTCCCCTCTGATCTTCTCTCGGGTCCGAATCTTCAAGTTGTGGACCTCTCTTTCAATAAGTTGGAAGGGTCTATTCCTGCAATCACTTTGAAAAAGCTGTACAGGTTGAGGCTAGGCAGCAATTCTCTTAATGGGACGATTCCATCCACCTCGTTAAGGAGTCTGATGTATTTGGAGCTGGATAACAACATGTTGAGTG GTAGTCTCGGCGATCTTCGAGTTTTGAGTCTGCAGTCGAATAGTCTTTCCGGAGGAATCCCACCACAGGTTTTGTCGCTGAGCAAACTGGAGAAGCTGAATATAAGTAGTAACTTGCTCAGTGGCTCAATACCTTTGTCCATTTCGAGGATGCAGAATCTTCGCAATCTAGACTTGCACGGAAACAATCTGACTGGTTCTATACCCGACTCCATTGGAGAGATACCTTATTTGGTAGAACTCCAGTTGGGAAACAACCAACTCAGTGGGCGAATTCCTCAAATGCCAGATACTCTGCAGATTTCgttgaatctcagccacaacCTCTTTGGTGGGCCTATTCCAGTTACTCTATCAAGGCTGCAAAATTTGGAAGTATTGGACCTCTCCGACAACAGATTTTCGGGCGTGATACCAGACTTCTTGACTCAACTAGGCAGCTTAACTCATCTACTAGTCATGAACAATGATCTCTCTGGTGTTGTCCCAAAATTCAGAAATAAACTTGTGTTCGATGCAAAAGGAAATGAGCGGTTGGTTTCTCCTCCCCCTCCCCTTCCACCACACGCCAAAAAGTCCAAATCAATTGCCTCAACCATCATCATTGCCGCAAGCTCTGCTACTGCTGCTGGTTTATGGGTAGTTATGGTTGTATACATCTCAAGAAGGTATTCCGGTTTCCATGTCAATCTACTGTCTACAAATAGCTCAAACATCGATTTCAAGAAAGCCTTTGAAGCTGTAGCTGATCCCCAGAACATCACACTGAAAACCAGATTTTCGACTTACTACAAAGCCCTCCTCCCATCAGGTGCCGCCTACTTCATCAAGAAGGTCAACCGCCTCGACAAGATGTTCAGTCTACACAGCGAGAAAAGATTAGGACAGGAGCTTCATGATCTCGGAGACCTCTCTGATCCAAATCTCATGATCCCATTTGCATACCTCTCCACACTGCGTGGCCTTTACCTCTTCTACGACTTCACCCCTCAAGGCACCCTCTTCGACAGCCTTCACCGTGCAGCAGGCAGTGCACTGGGCTGGACAGAGCGCTACGCCATTGCCCTTGGAGTCTCCCAAGGCCTAGCTTCCCTCCATCAGTCTCAGATTCTTCTCCTCGACCTATCCAGCAAGAGCATCGCGCTGAAGTCCTCGAACGAGCCTCAGATCGGAGATATCGAGCTCTGCAGGCTGATCAGCCCTTCCCGGAGCGCAGGCAGTCTCTCCACAGTTGCTGGCTCCGCTGGCTACGTCCCTCCAG AATACGCCTACTCGATGAGGGTGACGGAAGCTGGGAACGTGTACAGCTTTGGAGTAGTGCTACTGGAGCTGCTGAGTGGGAAACAAGCAGTGAGTGAAGGAACTGAGCTAGCAAAATGGGTGGTGAGCATCTCAGATTGGGATCAAATTCTTGATTCAAATCTTGGTGAGATTGAGACATCAATTGCTGTGAAGAATCAAATGTTAGGTGTTGTTGAGGTTGCACTGGCTTGTACCAATATCTCACCAGAAATGAGGCCTACTGCAGTAAGTGTGGTGCAGATGCTACTGAATTCAAGACAAACTGATATTGAGATATCATAA
- the LOC121804486 gene encoding leucine-rich repeat receptor-like tyrosine-protein kinase PXC3 isoform X1, which yields MMRRVSCNALYLFVIMLCIEVVSSQLPPDQVSAMTTIYEIIQNNTAASSFVWSNVLKTSDPCLWKGVGCTSDNSYINTVSVKSSSISTSEFLPFVCNIATLESLDVSNNQLSSIPDGFLTGCGGITGLKLLNFSVNRLSGSLPAFNGFPMLETLDFYRNMLSGEVSMQLDGLGSLKTLNLGWNNFGGKIPTNLGNMNLLEEILLSLNSFIGEIPLAITKYNNLSVIDLSGNRLSGSIPVEFGGFTRLKTLILSLNNLSGGIPTFLANITSLERFAANQNSFTGSIPSGITKFLSLLDLSYNNLSGAVPSDLLSGPNLQVVDLSFNKLEGSIPAITLKKLYRLRLGSNSLNGTIPSTSLRSLMYLELDNNMLSGEIPSDLGIMFSNLSLLNLANNRLRGMLPPSLGSLGDLRVLSLQSNSLSGGIPPQVLSLSKLEKLNISSNLLSGSIPLSISRMQNLRNLDLHGNNLTGSIPDSIGEIPYLVELQLGNNQLSGRIPQMPDTLQISLNLSHNLFGGPIPVTLSRLQNLEVLDLSDNRFSGVIPDFLTQLGSLTHLLVMNNDLSGVVPKFRNKLVFDAKGNERLVSPPPPLPPHAKKSKSIASTIIIAASSATAAGLWVVMVVYISRRYSGFHVNLLSTNSSNIDFKKAFEAVADPQNITLKTRFSTYYKALLPSGAAYFIKKVNRLDKMFSLHSEKRLGQELHDLGDLSDPNLMIPFAYLSTLRGLYLFYDFTPQGTLFDSLHRAAGSALGWTERYAIALGVSQGLASLHQSQILLLDLSSKSIALKSSNEPQIGDIELCRLISPSRSAGSLSTVAGSAGYVPPEYAYSMRVTEAGNVYSFGVVLLELLSGKQAVSEGTELAKWVVSISDWDQILDSNLGEIETSIAVKNQMLGVVEVALACTNISPEMRPTAVSVVQMLLNSRQTDIEIS from the exons ATGATGAGGAGGGTTTCCTGTAATGCCCTCTACCTGTTTGTGATAATGCTTTGTATTGAGGTAGTGTCATCGCAGCTGCCACCTGATCAGGTCAGTGCAATGACTACAATTTACGAAATCATTCAGAATAACACTGCTGCTTCTTCATTTGTGTGGAGTAATGTCTTGAAAACCTCAGACCCTTGTTTATGGAAGGGGGTTGGTTGCACCTCTGATAATTCATATATAAACACTGTTTCTGTGAAGTCATCTTCAATTTCCACCTCTGAATTTCTTCCATTTGTGTGCAATATTGCCACTTTAGAGTCTCTTGATGTGTCCAACAATCAACTTAGTTCAATCCCAGATGGTTTCCTCACTGGCTGTGGGGGAATCACTGGATTGAAGCTCTTGAATTTCAGTGTGAATAGGTTGAGTGGTTCTTTGCCTGCTTTCAATGGCTTCCCAATGTTGGAAACCTTGGATTTTTATAGGAATATGTTGTCTGGGGAGGTTAGTATGCAGTTGGATGGGTTGGGTTCACTCAAAACACTAAATCTTGGTTGGAATAATTTTGGGGGAAAGATTCCAACAAATCTTGGAAATATGAATCTTTTGGAGGAGATTCTGCTCTCTCTTAATTCCTTCATAGGTGAAATCCCTTTGGCAATcacaaaatacaataatctGAGTGTCATTGATCTTAGTGGCAATAGGCTCTCAGGCTCAATTCCAGTAGAATTTGGGGGGTTCACTAGGTTGAAAACCTTGATTCTCTCTCTCAACAACTTGAGTGGTGGAATTCCAACATTTCTTGCTAATATCACATCTCTGGAAAGATTTGCAGCCAATCAGAACAGCTTTACTGGGAGTATTCCATCTGGTATTACGAAATTCCTTTCACTTTTGGATCTGAGTTACAACAACTTGAGTGGTGCAGTCCCCTCTGATCTTCTCTCGGGTCCGAATCTTCAAGTTGTGGACCTCTCTTTCAATAAGTTGGAAGGGTCTATTCCTGCAATCACTTTGAAAAAGCTGTACAGGTTGAGGCTAGGCAGCAATTCTCTTAATGGGACGATTCCATCCACCTCGTTAAGGAGTCTGATGTATTTGGAGCTGGATAACAACATGTTGAGTGGTGAGATACCTTCGGATTTGGGTATAATGTTCTCTAACTTGTCCCTCTTGAACTTGGCTAACAACAGATTGAGAGGCATGTTACCTCCGTCTTTAGGTAGTCTCGGCGATCTTCGAGTTTTGAGTCTGCAGTCGAATAGTCTTTCCGGAGGAATCCCACCACAGGTTTTGTCGCTGAGCAAACTGGAGAAGCTGAATATAAGTAGTAACTTGCTCAGTGGCTCAATACCTTTGTCCATTTCGAGGATGCAGAATCTTCGCAATCTAGACTTGCACGGAAACAATCTGACTGGTTCTATACCCGACTCCATTGGAGAGATACCTTATTTGGTAGAACTCCAGTTGGGAAACAACCAACTCAGTGGGCGAATTCCTCAAATGCCAGATACTCTGCAGATTTCgttgaatctcagccacaacCTCTTTGGTGGGCCTATTCCAGTTACTCTATCAAGGCTGCAAAATTTGGAAGTATTGGACCTCTCCGACAACAGATTTTCGGGCGTGATACCAGACTTCTTGACTCAACTAGGCAGCTTAACTCATCTACTAGTCATGAACAATGATCTCTCTGGTGTTGTCCCAAAATTCAGAAATAAACTTGTGTTCGATGCAAAAGGAAATGAGCGGTTGGTTTCTCCTCCCCCTCCCCTTCCACCACACGCCAAAAAGTCCAAATCAATTGCCTCAACCATCATCATTGCCGCAAGCTCTGCTACTGCTGCTGGTTTATGGGTAGTTATGGTTGTATACATCTCAAGAAGGTATTCCGGTTTCCATGTCAATCTACTGTCTACAAATAGCTCAAACATCGATTTCAAGAAAGCCTTTGAAGCTGTAGCTGATCCCCAGAACATCACACTGAAAACCAGATTTTCGACTTACTACAAAGCCCTCCTCCCATCAGGTGCCGCCTACTTCATCAAGAAGGTCAACCGCCTCGACAAGATGTTCAGTCTACACAGCGAGAAAAGATTAGGACAGGAGCTTCATGATCTCGGAGACCTCTCTGATCCAAATCTCATGATCCCATTTGCATACCTCTCCACACTGCGTGGCCTTTACCTCTTCTACGACTTCACCCCTCAAGGCACCCTCTTCGACAGCCTTCACCGTGCAGCAGGCAGTGCACTGGGCTGGACAGAGCGCTACGCCATTGCCCTTGGAGTCTCCCAAGGCCTAGCTTCCCTCCATCAGTCTCAGATTCTTCTCCTCGACCTATCCAGCAAGAGCATCGCGCTGAAGTCCTCGAACGAGCCTCAGATCGGAGATATCGAGCTCTGCAGGCTGATCAGCCCTTCCCGGAGCGCAGGCAGTCTCTCCACAGTTGCTGGCTCCGCTGGCTACGTCCCTCCAG AATACGCCTACTCGATGAGGGTGACGGAAGCTGGGAACGTGTACAGCTTTGGAGTAGTGCTACTGGAGCTGCTGAGTGGGAAACAAGCAGTGAGTGAAGGAACTGAGCTAGCAAAATGGGTGGTGAGCATCTCAGATTGGGATCAAATTCTTGATTCAAATCTTGGTGAGATTGAGACATCAATTGCTGTGAAGAATCAAATGTTAGGTGTTGTTGAGGTTGCACTGGCTTGTACCAATATCTCACCAGAAATGAGGCCTACTGCAGTAAGTGTGGTGCAGATGCTACTGAATTCAAGACAAACTGATATTGAGATATCATAA
- the LOC121804487 gene encoding LRR receptor-like serine/threonine-protein kinase GSO1 — protein sequence MHLSVICNAAKVFAFMLCIDIVSSELPADQVSAMTSIYDIIHNNTAVWNSVSKTSDPCSWKGVGCTSNNSFINTISLKSSSISTSEFLPFVCNIPTLESLDVSNNQLSSIPYSFFTACGEISGLKELDFSGNRLLGSLPTFYGFPMLERLDFSANRFFGEVGLKLEMLDSLKNLDLGWNRFRGKIPTNLGRMNRLETFVLAANLFRGELPVEITKYKNLRVIDFSQNHLSGSIPVGFGEFTKLEIMILSFNSLSGGIPSSLSNITTLRRFSSNRNTLNGSIPLGMTSFLSSLDLSYNGLTGGIPSDLLSGANLDFLDLSFNDLEGPIPAIGSMKLNLLRLGSNSLNGTFPSASLGSRLGYLYADNNSLSGEIPLDLGVFKNLIHLNLANNGLGGALPPSLGDLTSLEVLNLESNGFVGGIPPQIILQLNRLEKLNIGRNLLNGSITASIGNLASLMELQLGSNQLSGEIPAMPERLQIALNLSHNLFHGPIPDSLSRLQNLQVLDLSNNRLSGAIPGLLTDLRSLTQLLLANNNLSGVVPTFGSRVTVDTEGNKDLICVRGNPAPETPQGERKKSSVVNSEVAIAAACGFPVGLLIAVIARFISRMYRSISGILPAPNSIHTPNVDFKKAMEAVSDHSNITFKTAFSTFYKAVMPSGTTYLVKKIKHTDKIVRFPQHKQLVEELEHFGSLSNPNVMIPVAYVLTLRRAYLFYDFVRGTLYDILHHRTGNKLDWPSRYNIAVGVSKGLAYLHECTFGPIILLDLCSKSILLKSLDEPQISDIELCNLIPPSSSECKYGSATAAGNVYSLGVVLLELVTGKPAVGDGDEVAKWVLSVSEWDQILDSNVCETSIGVRREMAAVVEVAIACVSVSPEMRPNAVNVVQMLLNTRQSDAVED from the exons ATGCATTTGAGCGTTATCTGCAATGCAGCGAAGGTGTTTGCGTTTATGCTTTGCATTGATATAGTGTCATCTGAGCTGCCAGCTGATCAGGTTAGTGCAATGACTAGTATTTACGATATCATTCACAATAATACTGCTGTGTGGAATTCTGTTTCGAAAACTTCAGATCCTTGTTCATGGAAAGGAGTTGGTTGCACCTCCAACAATTCCTTTATAAACACCATTTCTCTAAAATCATCTTCAATTTCCACCTCTGAGTTCCTTCCCTTTGTTTGCAATATTCCCACTTTAGAGTCTCTTGATGTGTCCAACAATCAGCTCAGCTCAATCCCATATAGTTTCTTCACTGCTTGTGGAGAAATCAGTGGATTGAAAGAGCTGGATTTTAGTGGGAATAGGTTGCTTGGCTCTTTGCCTACTTTCTATGGCTTTCCAATGCTGGAAAGATTGGATTTTTCTGCTAATAGGTTCTTTGGTGAGGTTGGTTTGAAGCTGGAGAtgttggattcactcaagaATTTGGATCTTGGTTGGAATAGGTTTAGAGGAAAGATTCCTACAAATCTTGGTAGAATGAATCGTTTGGAGACGTTTGTGTTGGCAGCCAATTTATTCAGAGGTGAACTTCCTGTGGAAATCACAAAATACAAGAATCTGAGAGTGATTGATTTCAGTCAAAATCATCTCTCAGGCTCAATTCCAGTTGGATTTGGGGAGTTCACCAAGTTGGAAATCATGATTCTGTCTTTCAACTCATTGAGTGGTGGGATTCCATCGTCTCTTTCGAATATCACAACCCTCCGTAGATTTTCCTCCAATAGGAACACCTTGAACGGGAGTATTCCATTGGGAATGACTTCGTTCCTTTCGTCTCTGGACCTCAGCTACAACGGCTTGACAGGGGGCATCCCCTCTGATCTGCTGTCGGGAGCGAATCTTGATTTTCTAGACTTGTCTTTCAATGACTTGGAGGGTCCTATTCCTGCAATTGGTTCGATGAAGCTGAACTTGTTGAGGCTAGGCAGCAATTCTCTTAATGGGACGTTCCCATCCGCCTCGTTGGGGAGTCGTTTGGGATATTTGTATGCGGATAACAACAGCTTGAGTGGTGAAATACCTCTGGACTTGGGCGTGTTCAAGAACCTGATCCACTTGAACTTGGCCAACAACGGATTGGGAGGCGCATTGCCTCCATCTTTGGGCGATCTCACTAGTCTTGAAGTTTTGAATCTTGAGTCGAATGGTTTCGTTGGCGGAATCCCACCACAGATAATTCTGCAGTTGAATAGACTGGAGAAGCTGAATATCGGAAGGAACTTGTTGAATGGCTCGATAACAGCCTCTATTGGAAACTTAGCTTCTCTGATGGAACTCCAGCTGGGAAGTAACCAACTCAGCGGGGAAATACCAGCCATGCCCGAAAGACTGCAGATCGctttgaatctcagccacaatCTCTTCCACGGCCCTATTCCAGATAGTCTATCGCGACTGCAGAACTTGCAAGTTTTGGACCTCTCAAACAACAGACTTTCGGGTGCCATACCAGGCTTGCTTACTGATTTAAGAAGCTTAACTCAGCTTCTGCTGGCGAACAACAACCTCTCTGGGGTTGTCCCTACGTTTGGATCTCGTGTTACAGTTGATACGGAGGGAAATAAAGATCTGATTTGTGTAAGAGGAAATCCTGCACCCGAAACGCCCCAAGGGGAGAGGAAGAAATCATCAGTTGTTAACTCAGAGGTGGCGATTGCTGCTGCGTGTGGATTTCCCGTTGGTTTATTGATTGCAGTGATCGCTAGATTCATTTCAAGAATGTACCGAAGCATCAGTGGAATTCTGCCAGCTCCGAACAGCATCCACACCCCAAATGTCGATTTCAAGAAAGCAATGGAGGCGGTTTCTGACCACTCCAATATCACATTCAAGACAGCATTCTCAACTTTCTACAAAGCCGTGATGCCTTCGGGAACAACTTATCTGGTGAAGAAGATCAAACATACCGACAAAATAGTCCGGTTTCCTCAACACAAGCAGCTTGTGGAGGAGCTGGAACACTTCGGCAGCCTGTCCAATCCCAACGTGATGATCCCGGTCGCATATGTCTTGACACTGAGGAGAGCCTACCTCTTCTATGACTTTGTCCGAGGCACACTCTATGACATTCTCCACCACAGAACGGGAAACAAGCTGGACTGGCCAAGCCGTTACAACATTGCTGTCGGAGTCTCAAAAGGCTTGGCCTATCTCCATGAATGCACCTTCGGTCCAATCATTCTCCTGGATCTCTGCAGCAAAAGTATCCTGCTGAAGTCGTTGGACGAGCCTCAAATCAGCGACATCGAGCTGTGCAATCTCATCCCTCCTTCGAGTAGCGAATGCA AGTATGGTAGCGCGACGGCAGCAGGGAACGTGTACAGCCTCGGAGTCGTGCTGCTGGAGCTCGTGACGGGTAAGCCGGCAGTGGGTGATGGAGATGAAGTGGCAAAATGGGTGTTGAGTGTCTCAGAATGGGATCAGATTCTTGATTCAAATGTGTGTGAGACATCAATTGGTGTAAGAAGGGAAATGGCTGCAGTTGTTGAGGTTGCCATAGCATGTGTTAGTGTCTCACCAGAAATGAGGCCTAATGCTGTAAATGTGGTGCAAATGTTACTAAATACAAGACAAAGTGATGCTGTTGAGGATTGA
- the LOC121805470 gene encoding uncharacterized membrane protein At4g09580-like, with protein MAAPRSVVVEAGSWVLDRDEEKNSDSPSEKKLKADRFPLSRWEFAAALGVFLVFSTGLMCIYLTMPAAEYELLKLPRTLSDLRSLKDHLAIYAQSHPAKFILGYCSTYIFMQTFMIPGTIFMSLLAGALFGVVRGLFLVVFNATAGASSCYFLSKLIGRPIVNWLWPEKLRYFQSEIAKRREKLLNYMLFLRVTPSLPNLFINLASPIVDIPFHIFFLATLVGLVPASYITVRAGIALGELKSVKDLYDLKTLVMLFLIGSILLLPAILKRKRVYE; from the exons ATGGCGGCGCCGCGGAGTGTGGTGGTGGAAGCGGGCAGCTGGGTGTTGGATAGGGACGAGGAGAAGAATTCCGACTCGCCGTCGGAGAAGAAGTTGAAGGCGGATAGATTTCCTCTGTCGCGGTGGGAGTTCGCGGCGGCGCTGGGGGTGTTTTTGGTATTTTCTACTGGATTGATGTGCATTTACCTCACGATGCCGGCGGCGGAGTATGAGCTGCTGAAGCTGCCCCGCACGCTCTCCGACCTCCGATCGCTCAA GGATCATCTTGCAATTTATGCTCAATCACACCCAGCAAAGTTCATCCTTGGTTACTGTTcgacatacatattcatgcagACATTCATGATTCCTGGGACGATTTTCATGTCATTACTAGCTGGAGCACTTTTTGGTGTCGTGAGAGGTCTTTTCTTGGTCGTATTCAATGCCACAGCAGGTGCATCATCATGCTATTTTTTGTCCAAACTTATTGGCAGGCCTATTGTCAACTGGTTGTGGCCTGAAAAGCTGAGATATTTCCAGTCCGAG ATAGCGAAGCGGAGAGAGAAGCTTCTGAATTACATGCTCTTTCTGAGAGTTACTCCATCATTGCCGAACCTGTTCATCAATCTGGCATCACCAATCGTGGATATACCGTTCCATATTTTCTTTCTGGCAACTCTTGTTGGTCTCGTCCCGGCTTCCTACATTACTGTCCGA GCTGGGATTGCTCTTGGTGAACTTAAATCGGTGAAAGATCTCTATGATCTTAAGACGTTGGTCATGCTTTTCCTCATTGGGTCGATTTTATTACTTCCGGCCATTTTGAAGAGGAAGAGGGTGTACGAGTAA
- the LOC121802744 gene encoding subtilisin-like protease SBT3.3 — protein MQRQITLSTILLSHTLLLSLFLISSMAADSSSSDAKVHIIYTERPEGVEPEQYHIRTLASVLGSEDAAKDALIYSYKHAASGFSAKLTPQQVAELSKQAGVLQVVPSQTLQLHSGTGKRHV, from the exons ATGCAGAGGCAGATTACTCTCTCAACAATCTTGCTATCACATACTCTACTCCTTTCACTCTTCTTGATTTCATCAATGGCGGCCGATTCCTCATCTTCCGACGCCAAAGTCCACATAATTTACACCGAGAGACCCGAAGGCGTGGAGCCGGAGCAGTATCACATCAGAACCCTCGCTTCTGTTCTCGGAAG TGAGGATGCTGCAAAGGATGCTTTGATATATAGTTACAAGCATGCTGCGAGTGGTTTTTCAGCCAAGCTTACTCCTCAGCAGGTTGCTGAGCTCTCAA AACAAGCCGGTGTTCTTCAGGTTGTCCCGAGTCAGACTCTCCAGCTGCACTCTGGAACCGGGAAGCGTCATGTTTAA
- the LOC121802556 gene encoding probable ubiquitin carboxyl-terminal hydrolase creB has protein sequence MPSTPPQTLSIKNQTPSSTPKLRPTSRRTLSLSSSSRSNSSDSSLESSPFLLNHPSPPPSPITPLNLIRIPFSWEKTPGIPKKTESSGPRLLLPPPPAAAKKWRSQEEKKHLHSSKKDPFFAAMMECSKDDDCANIWNKGSLSDRFGFISMYTSCKKTCAISESIVYVPRSSR, from the coding sequence ATGCCTTCCACTCCTCCTCAAACCCTCTCTATCAAAAACCAAACTCCCTCCTCCACCCCAAAACTCCGGCCAACCTCCCGCCGGACGCTGTCGTTGTCGTCGTCGTCGCGCTCAAACTCCTCGGATTCCTCCCTAGAATCATCACCATTCCTCCTCAACCATCCTTCCCCTCCACCTAGCCCAATCACCCCTCTAAACTTGATAAGAATCCCTTTCTCTTGGGAGAAAACCCCCGGAATCCCGAAGAAAACCGAGTCCTCCGGCCCCCGTCTCCTCCTCCCTCCACCACCTGCCGCCGCCAAGAAGTGGCGGAGCCAAGAAGAGAAGAAGCACCTCCATAGTTCTAAAAAAGATCCATTTTTTGCAGCAATGATGGAATGCTCCAAAGATGATGATTGTGCAAACATTTGGAATAAGGGGAGTTTGAGTGATAGATTTGGATTCATAAGCATGTACACTTCTTGCAAGAAAACATGTGCCATTTCCGAATCAATTGTTTATGTCCCAAGATCTAGTAGATAA
- the LOC121802097 gene encoding proteasome subunit alpha type-4-like gives MSRRYDTRTTIFSPEGRLYQVEYAMEAIGNAGSAIGILAKDGVVLVGEKKVISKLLETSTSVEKMYKIDDHVACAVAGIMSDAHILINTARLQAQRYTFAYQEPMPLEQLVQCLCDTKQGYTQYGGLRPFGVSFLFAGWDKNYGFQLYMSDPSGNFSGWKAAAIGANNQAAQSILKQDYKDDITREEAAQLAIKVLSKTMDSTSLNSEKLELAEIFLAAGTVKFQMCPSDKLNKMLVKSGLTQPSADA, from the coding sequence ATGTCTCGAAGATATGATACCCGCACAACAATCTTTTCCCCAGAAGGGCGCCTCTACCAAGTTGAGTACGCGATGGAAGCTATTGGAAATGCAGGGAGTGCTATTGGAATTCTGGCCAAAGACGGAGTTGTGTTAGTCGGTGAAAAGAAGGTCATATCCAAACTACTCGAAACCTCCACATCAGTCGAGAAGATGTACAAGATTGATGATCACGTAGCCTGTGCTGTGGCTGGAATCATGTCGGATGCCCACATCCTCATCAACACAGCACGTCTGCAGGCCCAGCGCTACACATTTGCCTACCAAGAGCCAATGCCACTCGAGCAGCTAGTTCAGTGTCTATGCGACACCAAGCAGGGGTACACACAGTATGGCGGCCTTCGCCCCTTTGGTGTTTCCTTTCTGTTTGCAGGCTGGGACAAGAACTACGGGTTTCAGCTTTACATGAGCGACCCGAGTGGGAATTTCAGTGGCTGGAAAGCTGCAGCAATTGGGGCGAACAACCAAGCTGCACAGTCCATACTCAAGCAGGATTACAAAGACGACATCACAAGAGAAGAGGCTGCTCAGCTTGCTATAAAGGTGCTCAGCAAGACCATGGATAGCACCAGCCTCAACTCGGAGAAGCTTGAATTGGCCGAGATCTTCCTGGCTGCTGGGACCGTGAAGTTCCAGATGTGCCCTTCTGATAAGCTCAACAAGATGCTAGTGAAGTCGGGATTAACGCAACCTTCTGCAGACGCGTAG